In bacterium, the following proteins share a genomic window:
- a CDS encoding xanthine dehydrogenase family protein molybdopterin-binding subunit, giving the protein MAPKTVTPPPVAMDDKTDFNVVGTSPRRIDANDKVSGQAQYADDLKFSGMLHAAIRTSDIAHGVIKSVDISAAEALPGVEAVMLGKDIPGENQIGIIFQDQPLLAENKVRWYGDWIAIVAARSLAIAREAVKLIKVEYEELEGVFSPEEGLVEGAPKIHEKGNILETMHVRTGEVEKGFADSDVVLERVYRVNYQEHAYLETNGCVAVPALSDSITIHVSCQCPFYVQNAVRKIIGVPAHKIRVLQSVTGGAFGGKEDYPSEPAAVAAALAWKTGKPVKLIYQREEDVAWSSKRHRYTIYHKMGATKDGKLTTVHLKVLCDVGAYAGLSTIVSDRANISSIGPYNVPNIHVDTYCVYTNNLFGGAFRGFGAPQVAFAHETAMDDLAEKLGMDPAELRRINAFQKGDNMASGQPIPGRVPCLETIDKATDACDWKNRRAAYDKHNAGKPLVRKGLGMSTIIYGVNLHARGEYINRSGAHMRIFEDGSVAIAIGLTEMGQGLLTAAVQMAAEALGVTVDRVNCNQIDTALVPDSGPTVASRSTVMSGFPLIQAAGKLRDTLLNRAGEVLGRDASELDMRKNQIVDAKTGEELMTYDQAVGACFKARENLTEVGWYAVPHQEWDLPTGQGVAYHSFAFATQIADVEVNSATGQIDVKNVWAAHDVGRAINPNMLTGQIEGGVVQGMGWALMENLILRKGKCINPGFTDYLIPTSLDAPKIHSILIEDPTPAGPFGIKGIGEPSLIPMAGAIGNAISHAVGYRFEEVPVTPEVVLMALAGKPKNPLGWQVPERAVLKY; this is encoded by the coding sequence ATCAAATCCGTCGACATCAGCGCCGCCGAGGCGCTGCCGGGAGTCGAAGCCGTCATGCTCGGCAAGGACATCCCCGGCGAGAACCAGATCGGCATCATCTTCCAGGACCAGCCGCTGCTCGCCGAGAACAAAGTGCGCTGGTACGGCGACTGGATCGCGATTGTGGCCGCCCGCAGCCTCGCGATTGCGCGCGAAGCCGTGAAGTTGATCAAGGTCGAGTATGAGGAACTGGAAGGCGTTTTCTCGCCCGAGGAAGGCCTGGTCGAAGGCGCACCGAAGATCCACGAGAAGGGCAACATCCTCGAGACGATGCATGTCCGTACGGGCGAGGTCGAAAAGGGCTTCGCGGACAGCGACGTGGTTCTCGAGCGCGTCTATCGCGTCAATTACCAGGAGCACGCTTATCTGGAGACGAACGGCTGCGTTGCAGTTCCGGCGCTCTCGGACAGCATCACCATCCACGTATCCTGCCAGTGTCCGTTCTATGTTCAGAACGCCGTGCGGAAGATCATCGGCGTGCCCGCCCACAAGATTCGCGTCCTGCAGTCCGTGACCGGCGGTGCGTTTGGCGGGAAGGAAGACTATCCTTCCGAACCCGCCGCTGTGGCCGCTGCGCTGGCCTGGAAGACCGGCAAGCCCGTGAAATTGATCTACCAGCGCGAAGAGGATGTCGCGTGGTCGTCGAAGCGGCATCGCTACACCATCTACCACAAGATGGGCGCGACGAAGGACGGCAAGCTCACCACCGTGCATTTGAAGGTGCTGTGCGATGTGGGCGCGTACGCAGGGCTCTCGACCATCGTGTCGGATCGTGCGAACATCAGTTCGATCGGCCCGTACAACGTCCCGAATATTCACGTCGATACGTACTGCGTTTACACAAACAACCTGTTCGGCGGAGCGTTCCGCGGATTCGGCGCGCCGCAAGTTGCGTTCGCACACGAGACCGCGATGGATGACCTGGCAGAGAAGTTGGGCATGGACCCTGCCGAACTGCGTCGCATCAATGCGTTCCAAAAAGGCGACAACATGGCGAGCGGCCAGCCGATTCCCGGCCGCGTGCCCTGCCTTGAAACCATCGACAAGGCAACGGACGCGTGCGACTGGAAGAATCGCCGCGCCGCTTACGACAAGCACAATGCCGGCAAGCCGCTCGTTCGCAAGGGCCTCGGCATGTCGACGATCATCTACGGCGTGAACCTGCACGCGCGCGGCGAGTACATCAATCGCTCCGGCGCGCACATGCGGATTTTCGAAGACGGCAGCGTTGCGATCGCGATTGGCCTGACCGAGATGGGTCAAGGCCTGCTGACGGCCGCGGTGCAGATGGCTGCCGAAGCGCTCGGCGTGACCGTCGATCGCGTGAACTGCAACCAGATCGATACGGCCCTCGTGCCGGACAGCGGCCCGACTGTCGCCAGTCGCTCCACTGTGATGAGTGGCTTCCCGCTGATTCAGGCGGCCGGCAAACTGCGCGATACACTGCTGAATCGCGCAGGCGAAGTACTTGGCCGCGATGCGAGCGAACTGGACATGCGCAAGAACCAGATCGTCGACGCAAAGACCGGCGAAGAACTGATGACTTACGACCAGGCCGTCGGCGCGTGCTTCAAGGCGCGTGAAAACCTGACCGAAGTCGGCTGGTACGCCGTGCCGCACCAGGAATGGGATCTGCCCACCGGCCAGGGCGTCGCGTATCACAGCTTCGCGTTTGCGACACAGATCGCCGACGTCGAAGTGAACTCCGCGACCGGCCAGATCGACGTCAAGAACGTGTGGGCGGCGCACGACGTCGGCCGCGCGATCAACCCGAACATGCTGACCGGCCAGATCGAAGGCGGCGTCGTGCAAGGCATGGGTTGGGCGCTGATGGAGAACCTGATTTTGCGCAAGGGCAAGTGCATCAACCCGGGCTTCACGGACTACCTGATCCCGACCTCGTTGGACGCGCCGAAGATTCACTCGATCCTGATCGAGGACCCGACACCCGCCGGTCCGTTCGGCATTAAGGGCATCGGCGAGCCGTCGCTGATCCCGATGGCCGGTGCGATCGGCAACGCGATCTCGCACGCGGTGGGGTATCGCTTCGAAGAAGTCCCCGTCACGCCGGAAGTCGTCCTGATGGCACTCGCGGGCAAGCCAAAGAACCCGCTGGGCTGGCAGGTTCCGGAACGGGCGGTGTTGAAGTATTGA
- a CDS encoding SRPBCC family protein: MHKYQDSIIVEAPVERVFTFYTDLKNLARMTLPEYNMRIVRAEIPLRQGSRIRFSLRPRGIPIEVKWDSVICEFEENRAFADCQTKGPFEHWVHRHEFDALDDHRTRVTDTIEMGAPLGLFGRMAESLFVSSRLERMFEHRKRVVKKGVE, translated from the coding sequence ATGCACAAGTACCAGGACTCCATCATCGTTGAGGCACCCGTGGAACGCGTCTTCACGTTCTACACGGACCTCAAGAACCTCGCGCGCATGACTCTGCCCGAGTACAACATGCGCATCGTGCGCGCGGAGATTCCGCTGCGCCAGGGATCGCGCATTCGCTTCTCGCTCCGCCCGCGCGGCATTCCGATCGAAGTGAAATGGGATTCGGTGATTTGCGAATTCGAAGAGAATCGCGCCTTTGCCGACTGCCAGACCAAGGGCCCGTTCGAACACTGGGTCCATCGTCACGAATTCGACGCGCTCGATGATCATCGCACGCGTGTCACCGACACGATCGAAATGGGCGCCCCGCTCGGCCTGTTCGGTCGCATGGCCGAAAGCCTCTTCGTCAGCAGCCGCCTCGAACGCATGTTCGAACACCGCAAACGCGTTGTGAAGAAGGGCGTGGAGTAA